One stretch of Candidatus Poribacteria bacterium DNA includes these proteins:
- a CDS encoding ASKHA domain-containing protein, whose amino-acid sequence MKKINKIDKAEYEKRLDKITQIFEGLVVHADEQSTYRCPYKNRFDHCTAKFGCRNQRKIDEGTGLLCVGDDKLDYRSAWETDAPDGTAESQGTIACDGKVYQLTPGKTIFDYADDLTVQVPTSCFRTGQCHECIVEIKRGMEGLQPPNEAEAFLRDNYRLACQAVVLDVDKDIEFTPLRRTPKILTHAVVTDGGAPELDPRVVHCDGTVYYNDEPIDRYRGHLYGLALDIGTTTVVANLVNLENGETVSVSSFENPQRFGGSDIMNRITYDGEFQGELRRSLIAALNSEIMEMCTRHNFVRQEIYEVVVAGNTTMRDIFFKQDVQSIGQKPYKSLIEHEYREGVRATTSLTEKTRRLGIRANPKAMVSSLPLIASHVGADVAADLVSIDIPSRDEVIMLVDVGTNTEVVVGNAERMVAASCPAGPAFEGGGIEYGMPAYPGAIESVKWNGNQFDYDTIDGETPQGLCGSGLISLLAELRRNDQMTPKGVFADRKQRIMSLLPEHGITFSREDASNLAQAKAANYCGQYIVLRHFGCVPENITKLFLAGGFANYVNLQDAVEIGFLAPVPEANVVKIGNAAVAGATAVLLSERKRAHIEVFVSNIEHIELETTPDFFDIFVEGCQFKPMA is encoded by the coding sequence ATGAAAAAAATAAATAAAATAGATAAAGCCGAATACGAAAAACGACTTGATAAAATCACGCAAATTTTTGAAGGTTTGGTTGTCCATGCGGATGAACAATCCACCTACCGTTGTCCCTACAAAAATCGATTTGACCACTGCACGGCAAAGTTCGGCTGCCGAAACCAGCGGAAGATTGATGAAGGGACGGGTCTGCTCTGTGTCGGGGACGATAAGTTAGATTATCGGAGTGCGTGGGAAACCGATGCGCCTGATGGAACAGCAGAATCCCAAGGCACGATCGCATGCGACGGAAAGGTCTATCAACTCACCCCCGGAAAAACTATTTTTGATTATGCGGACGATTTAACCGTCCAAGTCCCTACCTCTTGTTTCCGAACCGGACAGTGCCACGAATGCATCGTTGAGATTAAACGTGGTATGGAGGGTCTCCAACCTCCCAATGAAGCAGAAGCCTTCCTCCGAGACAACTATCGCCTCGCCTGCCAAGCGGTTGTCCTTGATGTTGATAAGGACATTGAGTTCACCCCACTTCGGCGCACACCTAAAATTCTGACGCATGCTGTGGTAACGGACGGAGGGGCACCGGAATTAGATCCGAGAGTCGTTCATTGCGATGGGACTGTCTATTACAACGACGAACCTATTGACCGCTACCGAGGACATCTCTACGGGTTGGCATTAGACATCGGAACAACGACGGTGGTGGCAAATCTGGTGAATCTGGAGAACGGGGAAACCGTTTCTGTCAGTTCCTTTGAAAACCCGCAGCGTTTCGGTGGTAGCGATATTATGAATCGCATCACCTACGACGGTGAATTTCAGGGAGAACTGCGCCGTTCACTTATCGCTGCACTAAACAGCGAGATTATGGAGATGTGTACCCGCCACAACTTCGTCCGCCAAGAGATTTATGAGGTTGTCGTCGCCGGTAACACGACAATGCGCGACATTTTCTTCAAACAGGATGTCCAAAGCATCGGTCAAAAACCGTATAAATCACTGATTGAGCATGAATATCGGGAGGGTGTCCGCGCAACCACTTCACTGACTGAAAAGACCCGTCGCTTGGGGATCCGTGCGAATCCGAAGGCGATGGTGTCCAGTCTGCCATTGATTGCCAGCCATGTCGGTGCAGATGTTGCAGCGGATTTAGTTTCGATCGATATTCCTTCACGGGATGAGGTCATCATGCTGGTTGATGTCGGAACGAATACAGAGGTCGTCGTCGGCAATGCAGAGCGGATGGTGGCGGCATCGTGTCCTGCGGGTCCAGCATTTGAAGGTGGTGGTATTGAATACGGGATGCCTGCTTACCCGGGTGCGATTGAGTCTGTAAAATGGAATGGTAATCAGTTCGACTATGATACAATTGACGGAGAAACACCACAGGGACTGTGCGGTTCTGGACTGATTTCACTCCTCGCTGAGCTGCGTCGGAACGATCAGATGACACCAAAGGGCGTTTTTGCGGATAGGAAGCAGCGCATTATGTCGCTTCTACCGGAACACGGCATTACTTTCTCACGCGAGGACGCGAGCAATTTGGCACAAGCAAAGGCAGCAAACTATTGTGGACAATATATTGTTCTCCGACACTTCGGCTGCGTTCCTGAGAACATCACGAAACTCTTTTTAGCGGGCGGATTCGCCAATTATGTTAACTTGCAAGATGCAGTTGAAATTGGATTTCTCGCGCCTGTACCCGAGGCAAATGTCGTCAAAATCGGTAACGCCGCGGTAGCAGGTGCGACCGCTGTCCTCCTTTCTGAAAGGAAGCGCGCACATATTGAAGTTTTCGTTAGCAACATCGAGCATATTGAATTGGAAACGACACCAGATTTCTTTGATATATTCGTGGAAGGTTGTCAATTCAAACCGATGGCTTAG
- a CDS encoding DegT/DnrJ/EryC1/StrS family aminotransferase: MATLAINGGEPVRTDSYPTWPTQDPADIEAFESIYKSGQWGVGGPRVPEFAQQFADFQGAKYGVCVNSGTSALYIALKAAGVCPGDEVITTPYTFQATVVAILMTHAVPVFVDTAPDSFLLDASKVEAAITEKTKAILPVHIAGYPADLDALVDIANRHNLKIVEDCAQAHGAEWRGRGVGSWGHFGCFSFQSSKNLCAGEGGIVLINDRELYERAYALHNCGRTLPDAEFGEAEPFGGNFRMTEWQAGLLLSRITRLEAETNYRHKSMRWLDGWLGEIPGIKVTPLDPRATRGGCHGYKALFDAEEFEDISRETFLRAMRAEGIPMGYWYSTPMYRAPFLASNLFGQDLNYDDVHCPETEKICQTGLSLSQNVLMASEEDIEDIIKAAIKIRRNVAELKAETS; encoded by the coding sequence ATGGCAACATTGGCAATAAACGGTGGTGAACCTGTCCGAACTGATTCCTATCCGACCTGGCCCACGCAGGATCCTGCCGATATCGAAGCGTTTGAAAGCATTTACAAGAGTGGACAATGGGGGGTCGGTGGACCGAGGGTGCCAGAATTTGCGCAACAATTTGCTGACTTCCAAGGGGCAAAATATGGCGTTTGCGTCAATAGCGGCACATCGGCACTCTATATCGCCCTGAAAGCCGCTGGCGTTTGTCCGGGTGATGAAGTCATCACGACACCGTATACTTTCCAAGCAACAGTCGTCGCGATTCTGATGACGCACGCCGTGCCTGTCTTTGTAGACACTGCTCCCGACAGTTTTCTACTGGATGCTTCTAAAGTAGAGGCTGCAATAACAGAAAAAACGAAAGCCATTTTGCCTGTCCATATTGCAGGATATCCAGCAGATTTAGACGCGCTTGTTGATATTGCGAATCGACATAACCTTAAGATTGTTGAGGATTGCGCACAGGCACATGGTGCGGAATGGCGCGGGCGCGGTGTCGGGAGTTGGGGTCATTTCGGGTGTTTTAGTTTTCAGTCCTCGAAAAACTTGTGTGCTGGTGAAGGTGGTATCGTCCTCATAAACGATCGAGAACTCTATGAACGCGCTTATGCCCTCCATAATTGTGGACGCACACTACCCGATGCTGAGTTCGGGGAGGCAGAACCCTTCGGTGGTAACTTCCGCATGACAGAGTGGCAAGCGGGACTCCTTCTCTCCCGTATAACGCGACTTGAAGCTGAAACCAACTACCGGCATAAGAGTATGCGATGGTTAGATGGTTGGCTCGGCGAGATTCCGGGCATTAAGGTCACCCCACTTGACCCGCGCGCCACACGCGGCGGATGCCACGGCTATAAAGCACTCTTTGACGCTGAGGAGTTTGAGGACATCTCACGTGAGACGTTTCTCCGTGCGATGCGCGCGGAGGGAATACCGATGGGATACTGGTATTCAACGCCTATGTATAGAGCCCCTTTTCTCGCCTCTAATCTTTTCGGTCAGGATCTCAATTATGATGATGTTCATTGTCCTGAAACTGAGAAGATATGTCAAACAGGTCTCTCCTTAAGTCAAAATGTGTTGATGGCGAGCGAAGAAGATATAGAGGATATCATTAAGGCAGCAATTAAAATCCGCCGGAATGTTGCTGAATTAAAGGCGGAAACTTCTTAG
- a CDS encoding carboxypeptidase regulatory-like domain-containing protein, with protein MIRFSFMLAIIACVGMSISPIFAQEEAASGGTVRGKITDTSNAQNPIEGVQVKIIAPDGTEFTAATEATGEYKRTSIPPGRYLINIHKKGYGDRRGKPVTVVNGGDHYVPLKMTKKADSTSFTQRLQELQKLMASENMTQNPQEHWYSITLMNIKIGYMHSSTEKVEYQGETVDRNKVDIVMNFKALGTAVTVEITRVEYTGPDAMPRHFLSTSNESRLKQVEGSIVDGVAHLKTTLNGETTESEIPVPSDTISEHVGVTSLLRQKELKIGDKRTFHIFSFDLLKPVKTEIEILEKETLTYQSEEKQVYVLRQTMDMMNGITAKLWIDTDGVNYRTEVPLMGLSMVTMKTDKETAVGETEEVDIVLKTRILPSGKRPTPRAERLEAEVKLSTGNIAEVFRSNPQQKLEVSNVHAGKLSIEVPSIIAEDCPNLPIQNIEGEFLAASAYIQADHPDIQAKAEEILEGEVNSWRAAEKLCRWVYASISDKKMSGGFGSSLTTLESLSGDCTEHTVLFIALARAAGIPARICSGIVFAKDAFYYHFWPEVYVGRWIQMDPTLDQVVADANHIQLGGSLMESDNLMEFADDVFHTLNQLEIAIVE; from the coding sequence GTGATCCGTTTCAGTTTTATGTTAGCGATAATTGCTTGTGTTGGTATGTCTATTAGTCCTATCTTTGCGCAAGAAGAAGCTGCAAGTGGTGGAACCGTCCGAGGTAAAATCACTGATACAAGCAACGCACAAAATCCGATTGAAGGCGTTCAAGTTAAAATTATCGCTCCAGATGGCACAGAATTCACAGCAGCAACCGAGGCCACCGGTGAGTACAAACGAACGAGTATCCCCCCGGGCCGCTATCTTATCAATATTCATAAAAAAGGGTACGGCGATCGGCGTGGGAAACCTGTTACAGTTGTTAACGGTGGTGATCACTATGTTCCACTCAAGATGACCAAAAAGGCGGATAGCACTTCCTTCACCCAAAGACTTCAAGAACTCCAAAAACTGATGGCATCTGAGAATATGACACAAAACCCGCAAGAACATTGGTACAGCATTACCTTGATGAATATTAAAATCGGTTACATGCATTCGTCTACTGAAAAAGTTGAGTATCAAGGGGAAACGGTGGATCGGAATAAAGTTGATATAGTTATGAATTTTAAGGCACTCGGGACGGCTGTGACAGTTGAAATTACGCGTGTTGAGTATACAGGACCTGACGCAATGCCGCGCCACTTTCTCTCAACCTCCAACGAATCCCGTTTAAAACAGGTCGAGGGATCAATTGTAGATGGCGTTGCCCACCTTAAAACAACACTCAACGGTGAAACCACTGAATCAGAAATTCCTGTGCCATCGGATACTATTTCTGAACACGTAGGGGTGACATCACTGTTAAGGCAGAAGGAACTTAAAATAGGGGACAAACGGACTTTTCACATATTTAGTTTCGATCTGCTGAAGCCAGTGAAGACGGAAATTGAGATTTTAGAAAAAGAGACCTTAACCTATCAGTCCGAGGAAAAGCAGGTTTATGTTTTGCGTCAGACAATGGACATGATGAACGGTATTACCGCCAAGCTGTGGATTGATACCGACGGCGTAAACTATCGGACAGAGGTGCCGTTGATGGGGCTTTCCATGGTAACCATGAAGACCGACAAGGAAACTGCCGTTGGTGAGACAGAAGAAGTCGATATCGTCTTAAAAACTCGCATCCTCCCCTCCGGAAAACGTCCTACGCCGAGAGCAGAACGCCTTGAGGCAGAAGTAAAACTCTCAACAGGGAACATCGCTGAAGTTTTTAGGTCTAACCCTCAACAGAAACTTGAAGTAAGTAATGTACACGCCGGTAAACTTTCCATTGAAGTCCCATCAATCATAGCGGAGGACTGTCCGAACCTACCCATTCAGAATATAGAAGGTGAATTTCTGGCTGCAAGTGCCTATATTCAAGCTGATCATCCCGATATTCAGGCGAAGGCTGAGGAGATTTTGGAGGGCGAAGTCAATTCATGGCGTGCTGCGGAAAAATTATGTCGATGGGTTTATGCATCTATTAGCGACAAAAAAATGAGCGGAGGTTTCGGTTCATCACTAACGACGCTGGAATCACTTTCTGGGGATTGTACAGAACACACCGTCCTTTTTATTGCGCTCGCACGTGCTGCTGGAATACCCGCACGGATCTGTTCCGGTATCGTATTCGCAAAAGATGCTTTTTACTACCACTTCTGGCCCGAAGTCTATGTTGGCAGATGGATACAAATGGATCCAACATTGGACCAAGTCGTCGCCGATGCGAACCATATTCAACTCGGTGGCAGCCTTATGGAGTCGGACAACCTCATGGAGTTCGCAGACGATGTTTTCCATACGCTCAATCAACTTGAAATTGCCATCGTTGAATAG
- a CDS encoding corrinoid protein, translating into MQDISAALIDGDHHTVDELTEAALEKGTEALEIMDDGLIAGMGIVGIKFRENFIFVPEVLACARAMKAGMAHIEPILSDSGIEPVGTVIMGTVKGDLHDIGKNLCIMMLRGAGFVVYDLGVDTSEDEFIEAVEEYEAPILGMSALLTTTMPNMGKTIDAFIDEDLREEVKIMVGGAPVTQTFADDMGADGYGKDALACVALAKQFLEATDEEW; encoded by the coding sequence ATGCAAGACATCTCTGCTGCGCTTATTGACGGCGACCACCACACCGTTGATGAGTTAACGGAAGCAGCTCTGGAAAAAGGCACAGAAGCACTGGAAATTATGGATGACGGACTCATCGCAGGGATGGGCATCGTCGGCATCAAGTTCCGCGAGAATTTCATCTTTGTCCCGGAGGTTTTAGCTTGTGCCCGCGCAATGAAAGCGGGAATGGCGCATATTGAACCGATTCTCTCGGATTCAGGCATTGAGCCTGTTGGAACAGTGATTATGGGAACCGTCAAGGGTGATCTGCACGACATTGGCAAAAATCTATGCATTATGATGTTGCGCGGCGCGGGTTTCGTTGTATACGATTTGGGTGTTGATACCTCTGAAGATGAATTTATTGAGGCTGTTGAGGAATACGAAGCACCGATTTTGGGTATGTCAGCACTGCTAACGACAACGATGCCGAACATGGGAAAAACAATTGATGCCTTTATTGACGAAGACTTGCGGGAAGAGGTCAAGATTATGGTAGGCGGTGCCCCGGTTACCCAAACATTTGCCGATGATATGGGTGCTGATGGATACGGTAAGGATGCACTGGCTTGTGTCGCACTCGCCAAGCAGTTTCTTGAAGCGACAGATGAGGAATGGTAA
- a CDS encoding DUF402 domain-containing protein, translated as MEIVTLTYKRPPDRVNHFQQELLYLDDAVIVTSQRVKPSSPIVQNGEIVLGDNFAAIWFVFTGLWYDVGKVYNLDNEWTGYYCDVLKPVKRDVDVNGKLNRFEITDLFLDLWVNPDGTYEIQDEDEFEDAIQNGAIDSELERKARDVLDTLIVKVEDGHLESLLQEVFDRAELPDLRDYVEKLP; from the coding sequence ATGGAAATAGTAACACTTACCTATAAAAGGCCCCCCGATCGAGTTAATCACTTTCAACAGGAATTGCTTTATCTCGACGATGCGGTTATTGTTACCTCTCAACGGGTTAAACCGTCCTCACCTATCGTTCAAAACGGTGAGATAGTTTTAGGGGATAACTTCGCCGCCATCTGGTTTGTGTTTACTGGACTGTGGTACGATGTCGGCAAAGTTTACAATCTGGATAACGAGTGGACGGGTTATTATTGTGATGTTCTAAAGCCAGTCAAGCGAGATGTGGATGTAAACGGGAAACTTAATCGTTTTGAAATAACGGATCTGTTCTTGGACCTTTGGGTAAATCCAGATGGCACCTACGAAATTCAGGATGAAGACGAGTTTGAAGATGCAATTCAAAATGGCGCGATTGATTCTGAATTGGAAAGAAAAGCACGAGATGTCCTGGATACATTGATTGTTAAGGTTGAAGATGGTCATTTAGAATCTCTTTTGCAAGAAGTGTTTGATAGAGCGGAGCTTCCAGATTTGCGGGATTATGTAGAGAAGTTACCTTAA
- a CDS encoding homocysteine S-methyltransferase family protein — MSKNPIVKTPFRERLKSDEPILYDGGFGSQLFARGIELANSALANELHATSVIDIHSDYINAGAEAIGTNTFVASPLHLEMAGQDISDAQRLTRLAVQHAKAAVEQSEKEVYIAGSVGPSPGAIEADSGDTTFGIPNADAREAHKLVIHTLAEEGVDFLCLETMFSAKEAAIAVDIARETSLPIAVNLTYKWTKERRTGNVIYRTDWGNSPADLLDILTHGEFSNGDSLLDSVSIIGVNCGAESRRDEHTGMPYAITGTQQLQVALTDKDIRDKRMMAYPNAGMPKLDENHQTVYTQTPTEMASHVPELIESGASLIGGCCGTTPKHIKAFREAIASYRLT; from the coding sequence ATGAGCAAAAACCCAATAGTTAAAACACCTTTTCGAGAACGATTAAAATCGGATGAACCTATCCTGTATGATGGTGGGTTCGGTTCGCAGTTATTCGCACGCGGTATAGAACTCGCTAACAGTGCACTCGCCAATGAATTGCATGCCACGAGTGTTATTGATATTCATTCGGATTATATCAACGCGGGTGCTGAGGCAATTGGAACAAACACGTTTGTGGCATCTCCACTCCATCTGGAAATGGCGGGACAAGACATATCGGACGCACAACGGCTCACACGACTCGCTGTTCAACATGCGAAAGCCGCTGTCGAACAGAGCGAAAAAGAGGTATATATTGCAGGCTCCGTGGGACCCTCCCCCGGTGCGATTGAAGCCGATAGTGGAGATACGACTTTCGGCATTCCAAATGCGGACGCGAGAGAGGCACATAAATTGGTAATCCATACCTTGGCAGAAGAGGGTGTGGATTTTCTCTGCCTTGAGACGATGTTTTCCGCGAAAGAGGCGGCAATCGCCGTAGATATTGCGCGTGAGACTTCTCTTCCGATTGCAGTGAACTTGACCTACAAATGGACGAAGGAGCGGCGGACTGGTAATGTCATCTATCGGACAGATTGGGGGAATTCTCCAGCGGATTTGCTGGATATTCTCACACACGGTGAGTTTTCAAACGGAGATTCGTTATTGGATTCCGTTAGCATCATCGGTGTGAACTGTGGTGCTGAATCCAGACGTGATGAACATACGGGAATGCCTTATGCAATTACGGGTACTCAGCAGCTCCAAGTGGCACTTACGGATAAAGATATTCGGGATAAACGAATGATGGCATATCCGAACGCTGGCATGCCGAAACTTGATGAAAATCATCAAACTGTTTATACACAGACACCAACAGAGATGGCAAGTCATGTTCCCGAACTCATTGAATCAGGTGCGTCCTTAATAGGGGGTTGTTGTGGAACAACGCCGAAGCATATCAAAGCCTTCCGTGAAGCAATTGCGTCCTACCGTTTAACATAA
- a CDS encoding BatA domain-containing protein yields the protein MAFLNPLFLFGLLAAGIPLIIHLWNRRRVVTIDFSSLMFLTAAHRENARRFQLRQLLILLLRMLIVALIALALARPFLTLGLPVASVRAKTDLVIVLDNSYSMAYQDIDGIRFEKAKTLATDILNTLRHGDSAALILMSDIPKPIFRQLTPDIAGVTEAITDTEVSYRTTNVQPSIELAHEILAESEQLNKEIYLISDFTQNGWKNWSRLPNRSGARISLIPVAKSEAHNTSIKEIRPSNQLIGVNLPLQLNVTTVNHSVAPLEEDILTLFIGGEKQKTMSFSVGANESLNTTLIHNFSTPGTHIGYFTLTEDRLNIDNRRYFALNVLGEVRVLCVGEQTEYLTLALNPHKNSHQQSVSVSNQQRDFPNTRQSPTADGLRLLTADTMILPTQCTPVEFETFPLEDYDVIILADVPKISRRTNAQLQEFIRHGKSIIAFVSSRSEAKSYNELSDVWLPAQLGSALTWTPPQRINAYQEDHPVFDVFSSEGFSTQYAPQFYNGVTLYPLSESNVIARFGDDIPFLVERSQGTSIVLLYNCGLLTQQATTSTATTAYTNDLLVNPYFLPMLQQSVLYAATASNNLLAWEGYIGDTYTASYPQSAGGKVSIRLKSTVGEWDDDTSNIDDSIVVPIAEDGTLRFQGTERPGIYQVEVQTQNRLQRDFFAANVDTTESDLTEIPLEQAAARVGAQTATDQETEGVAIEADAYNINRHGREIWGELLILVVCLMLLESFLSNRDPQSLQGRGKNVRTAGEN from the coding sequence ATGGCATTCCTCAATCCGCTCTTCCTTTTCGGACTTCTCGCCGCTGGCATCCCATTGATTATCCATCTCTGGAACCGTCGCCGCGTTGTAACAATAGATTTCAGCAGTCTGATGTTCCTTACAGCGGCACATCGCGAAAACGCCCGCCGATTCCAACTCCGGCAGCTTCTCATTTTACTCTTGCGAATGCTAATTGTCGCGCTCATTGCGCTCGCCTTGGCACGTCCCTTTTTGACGCTTGGACTGCCCGTCGCGTCCGTGCGTGCGAAAACCGATCTCGTTATCGTTTTAGATAACTCCTATAGTATGGCGTATCAAGACATCGATGGCATTCGGTTCGAGAAAGCGAAAACTTTGGCGACTGATATCCTCAACACTTTGCGGCACGGTGACAGTGCCGCGCTGATATTAATGTCAGATATTCCGAAACCCATCTTTCGACAACTCACACCAGACATCGCGGGTGTCACTGAAGCCATTACCGATACGGAAGTCTCTTACCGCACCACGAACGTCCAGCCCAGCATTGAACTCGCCCACGAAATCCTTGCTGAGTCAGAACAACTGAACAAAGAAATCTATTTAATTTCAGACTTCACCCAAAACGGATGGAAGAACTGGAGTCGGCTCCCAAATCGTTCCGGTGCTCGTATTTCCCTGATTCCTGTTGCCAAAAGTGAAGCACATAACACAAGTATTAAAGAAATTCGTCCCTCCAATCAACTAATAGGCGTAAATTTACCACTCCAATTGAATGTGACGACTGTGAACCATTCAGTAGCACCCTTGGAGGAAGATATACTAACGTTGTTCATTGGAGGCGAAAAACAAAAAACTATGAGTTTTTCTGTCGGCGCAAACGAATCACTGAATACAACTTTAATACACAACTTTTCTACACCCGGCACGCATATCGGTTACTTTACATTAACAGAAGATCGGCTCAATATTGACAATCGGCGTTATTTCGCCTTAAATGTTCTCGGTGAAGTGCGTGTGCTATGCGTGGGAGAACAGACGGAATACCTAACATTAGCACTAAACCCACATAAAAATAGCCATCAGCAATCGGTTTCCGTTAGCAATCAGCAAAGAGATTTTCCTAACACCCGTCAATCACCGACAGCCGACGGTCTCCGACTGCTAACAGCCGATACAATGATTTTACCAACGCAATGCACACCCGTCGAGTTTGAGACCTTCCCTTTGGAAGACTATGATGTCATCATTCTCGCGGATGTGCCAAAAATCTCTCGTCGGACGAACGCGCAACTCCAAGAATTCATCCGTCATGGCAAAAGTATCATTGCCTTCGTGAGCAGCCGCAGTGAGGCAAAAAGTTACAACGAACTTAGTGACGTTTGGTTGCCTGCGCAACTTGGAAGTGCGCTGACCTGGACACCTCCACAACGGATCAACGCGTATCAGGAAGACCATCCCGTCTTTGATGTGTTTTCAAGTGAAGGATTCTCTACGCAATACGCACCGCAGTTTTACAACGGCGTGACATTATATCCCTTGTCGGAATCCAACGTTATTGCCCGTTTCGGGGACGATATACCCTTTCTCGTTGAACGAAGTCAAGGCACAAGTATTGTGCTACTCTATAATTGTGGACTCCTTACACAACAGGCGACGACATCTACCGCCACCACAGCTTATACAAATGACCTACTTGTTAATCCGTATTTCCTTCCAATGCTCCAACAGAGCGTACTTTATGCAGCGACAGCCAGTAACAATCTTTTAGCATGGGAAGGATATATCGGCGACACCTATACAGCAAGTTATCCGCAAAGTGCCGGTGGGAAAGTGTCTATTCGCCTAAAGAGCACAGTTGGCGAATGGGACGATGATACCTCCAATATAGACGATAGTATAGTGGTGCCAATTGCTGAAGATGGCACATTGAGATTCCAAGGCACAGAGCGTCCCGGTATCTATCAAGTTGAGGTGCAAACGCAAAATAGGCTCCAACGAGACTTCTTTGCAGCTAACGTTGACACCACCGAAAGCGACTTAACAGAGATTCCTTTGGAACAAGCCGCAGCGCGCGTCGGTGCCCAAACAGCAACAGATCAGGAAACCGAGGGCGTAGCGATAGAAGCCGACGCTTACAACATCAATCGACACGGTAGGGAAATTTGGGGCGAATTGCTGATCTTAGTCGTTTGTCTTATGCTCCTCGAAAGTTTTCTCTCGAACCGGGATCCCCAGTCGTTACAGGGAAGAGGCAAAAACGTACGCACGGCAGGTGAAAACTAA
- a CDS encoding BsaWI family type II restriction enzyme translates to MDNTTKPIIAAPTAREDRPLDGRKNILTDTLYELGYNDTLVDPLVNILIERNVIDFSVVDDTRDVMDQLSEHYGESALWGDLAGTVALEGLTISLTDELGKDWRTAKGSTFRERIRHIITEAAKALDLKVISCYELENSSTLSEELEDVKRHLTINYGEFNSYLPNVDFAIYTPENSRVIAVISCLVNLKDRIIEQAYWKRKLQTEENKASIKFYLITADLDEALKIVDVPKRERIIAEVELDGTYVLTAEELEESDKVKLFEHFIQDLKKLIEEN, encoded by the coding sequence GTGGATAATACAACTAAACCTATCATAGCAGCCCCAACTGCACGTGAGGATCGCCCTCTTGACGGTAGGAAAAACATTCTTACCGATACTCTTTACGAGCTAGGATATAATGACACGTTAGTAGACCCCTTAGTAAACATCCTGATAGAACGGAATGTCATAGATTTCAGCGTTGTTGACGACACAAGAGATGTCATGGACCAACTCAGCGAACACTATGGAGAATCCGCTTTATGGGGTGACCTTGCAGGTACTGTTGCCTTGGAAGGTTTAACTATTTCCTTGACAGACGAACTGGGAAAAGACTGGCGTACTGCTAAGGGCAGTACTTTTAGAGAAAGGATAAGACATATTATCACCGAAGCCGCTAAAGCGTTAGATCTAAAGGTGATTAGTTGTTATGAATTAGAAAATAGCAGCACCCTTTCTGAAGAATTGGAAGACGTTAAACGACATTTGACAATTAACTACGGAGAATTCAATTCTTACCTTCCAAATGTTGATTTCGCTATTTACACGCCTGAAAATTCTCGCGTTATCGCTGTAATCTCGTGTCTGGTTAATTTGAAAGACCGGATCATCGAGCAAGCTTATTGGAAACGCAAACTTCAGACGGAGGAAAATAAAGCATCCATCAAGTTCTATCTCATCACGGCTGATTTAGACGAAGCCTTAAAAATTGTAGACGTGCCAAAGAGAGAGCGAATCATTGCAGAGGTAGAACTTGACGGGACTTACGTACTCACAGCGGAAGAACTTGAAGAAAGCGACAAGGTCAAACTTTTCGAGCATTTTATTCAAGATTTGAAGAAACTAATTGAAGAGAATTAG